The Bosea sp. 685 DNA window GGCTGCTCGCGGCGCTCGCCATGGCGCTGGTCAGGGTGCGCACGCAATTGCGCGAGGACGCGGTCATCGGCATCGTCTTCACCACCTTCTTCGCGGTGGGCCTGCTGATCGTCTCGATCAACCCGACCTCGGTCAATGTCCAGTCGATCGTGCTCGGCAACATCCTGGGCATTTCGGATGAGGACGTTCTCCAGGTCGCGATCATCGCCGCGATCTCGCTCGCCATCCTGATCGCGCGCTGGAAGGATCTGATGCTGGTCTTCTTCGACGAGAACCAGGCGCGCGCCGTCGGTCTCTCACCGACGCGGTTGAAGATCCTGTTCTTCGTCCTGCTTAGCGCCTGCACGGTCGCGGCGCTGCAGACGGTCGGCGCGATCCTCGTCATCGCCATGGTGGTGACACCGGGCGCGACTGGCTACCTATTGACCGACAGGTTCGGCGTTATGATCTGGATCGCGATCGCGATGGGCGTCGTCACCAGCGCGGCGGGGGCCTATGCCAGCTATTTCCTCGATGGTTCGACGGGGGGGCTGATCGTGGTGTTCCAGACCGTGCTCTTCCTGCTCGCCTTCGTGTTCGCGCCCAAGCACGGCCGGCTGGCTGCTGTGCGGGCGGCGCGTATGGCTGGGGAGGCGGGGCTGTGACGATGCTGCATGCTTGGCTTCTCAGCCCTTTCGCGCATGAGTTCATGTTGCGTGGGCTCGTCGTCGCTGTCTTGGTCGGCATCGTCTGCGCGATGCTGTCCTGCTTCCTGGTGCTCAAGGGCTGGGCCTTGATGGGCGACGCGGTGTCGCACGCTGTCCTCCCCGGGATCGTGCTGGCCTATAGCGCAGGATTGCCGCTGATCGTTGGCGCCTTCGCCTCCGGTTTGGCCTGCGCTTTCGGCATCGGCTACATCAAGGAGAACAGCCGGGTCAAAGAGGACACGGTGATGGGCATCGTCTTTTCCGGCATGTTCGCGTTCGGACTGGTGCTCTTCGTCAAGGTCGAGAGCGACCAGCACCTCAACCATATCCTGTTCGGCAACCTGCTCGGGCTACGCTGGGACGACATCGCCGAGACGGCGCTGATCGCCGTGCCGACGATCGCGATTCTGCTTCTCAAGCGTCGCGATCTTCTGCTGCATGCCTTCGATCCGGCCCATGCCCGCGCCATTGGGCTAAACGTCCGCTTGCTGCATTTCGGTTTGCTGACGATCCTGGCGCTGACCATCGTCGCGGCGTTGAAGGCGGTCGGCATCATCCTGGTGGTGGCGATGCTGGTCGCGCCCGGCGCCATCGGCTATCTGACGACACGGCAGTTCGACCGGATGCTGCTGGTCGCTGTTGGCGCCGCGACGCTGTCGAGCGTCTTCGGCACCATCCTGAGCTTCCATCTCGATGCGGCCACCGGCCCCTGCATCGTGGTGGTGCAGGCCGGGTTCTTCCTGGTGGCGCTCGCCGGCAATCTGATGCGTGCATCGCGGCGGGCGAGCGTGGTTCAGCTGCCGGGCTGATTGTCATGCGGCCTGCTGGTCGGCCTCGTCCTGCAGGCGCACCACCGTGATGCTCTGGTTCAGGCATTGGCAATTGTACTCGCTGGTCAGGAAAGCGATGTCGGCGGCGTCGCGCCCGCTTGCGATCCTGACCAGCCCTTCAACGGGAGCGAGCCGGGTCGGGTCGACAAGCCACCAGCGCCCGTCGAGAAACACCTCGTAGACGGCGTGGAAATCCGGGGGATCGAGGTCGAGCGCATAGGCGCTGACCGCACGCGCCGGGATGTTCAGGGCCCGCGTCAAAGCGATGCCGAGATGGGTGAAGTCGCGGCAGACGCCGGCCCGGTCGATGAAGGTCTGCTCGGCGGTGGTCAGTGCGTGGCTGACGCCATGGACATAGTCGAGATGGGTATGGAGCCAGTCGAGGACGCTGAGAACGCGCGCACCGCCGCCCTGGACCATGCGGAACTCGCGCTGGGCGAAGCGCATGAATTCGTCGGAGGGGCAGAAACGGCTGGGCAGCAGGTAAGGCAACACGTCCCGGGGCAGTTCCGACCAGTCGTGCTGGCGGGCGCTGGATGAGAGCGGCGCCCGCATGCCGTTATCGACGATGGCGTTGTACCGGATCTCGACCTGGCCGGAGAGCGCCGCGCGGAAGCGCCTCTCGCCTGTCGTGGGGTCCTCATCGTGGATCAACGCGGCTCCCGGCGTGACGCTGAGCTCTTCCGAAAGGATGACCTGGTCGGGCGATCTCGCGGCTTCGAGCGCGGCGATGATTTGTGTCGCGCCGCCAAAACCATAGGTCAGCGTCGCCGCGATCGAGAGCTTCATGAGATTCCCCGGGGCATGCGTGTGAGAACGAGACGGTCAAACGCCGTCCCGGGATTGAAGTTCCGGCGCGGCGTCAGGCTGCCGAGCGTGCCAGACCGATCTCCGGCGCGATCTGCGCCAGGATCTCGTAGGACCGCTTGCGCGCCGCTTGGTCGTGAATCGGCGCGGTGACCATGATCTCATCGGCGGATGTCGCTGCGATGAAGGCACCGAGCTCTCGCTTGATCGTCTCGGGCGAGCCGATGAAGGCATAGCGCAGCATCTGCGAGACATGCGCCTTCTCGGCCGGTGACCAGTATTGCTCGATATCGGCGATCGGCGGCTGGAGCTTGCCGCGCGCGCCGCGGACCATGCCGACGAAGCGCTGCTGCAGGGAGGTCGCGAGATAGCGCGCCTCGGCGTCGGTCTCGGCGGCGACGACGTTGATGCCGGGCATGGCGTAGGGCTTTGCCGCCTGTTCCGACGGCTTGAAGCGTTCACGATAGATCGCCAGGGCCTGGATCAGCGCATCCGGAGCGAAATGCGAGGCGAAGGCGTAGGGCAGGCCGAGCTCTGCTGCGAGCTGCGCGCCGAACAGGCTCGATCCGAGGATCCAGAGCGGCACGCGCAGGCCCGCGCCCGGCACGGCCTGGACCGCCTGGTTCGGCCCCGCTGGCTCGAAAAAGGCCTGCACCTCGAGCACGTCTTGCGGAAACTGGTCCGAGGCCATCGGGTCGCGCCGCAGCGCCCGCAATGTGCGCTGGTCGGTCCCCGGCGCGCGGCCGAGGCCGAGATCGATGCGGCCCGGAAAGAGCGCTTCCAGCGTGCCGAACTGTTCGGCGATGACCAGCGGGGCGTGGTTGGGCAGCATCACGCCTCCGGCGCCGACGCGGATCGTGCTGGTCGCTCCGGCGAGTGCGCCAATCACCACGGCGGTCGCGGCGCTGGCGATGCCGGTCATGTTGTGGTGTTCGGCGACCCAGTAGCGCCGATAGCCCAGGGCTTCGGCATGGCGGATGAGCTCGATCGAGTTCCGGAGCGCGTCACCCGCCTCCTGGCCTTCGACGACGGGAACGAGGTCGAGAACGGAAATGGCGACCATGGCGGCCTCTGCTCTGGCGCGTCGGCGGGAAACCGCGGTTGTGCCGCAGGCCGAGGCGCGAATCCTGAAAGGACCATGCAGATGGGTGTGGCGGCCAGGCAATCCAATGCGTGGCCGTGCGTATCATGACGCGTCTGCGTCAGCTTCATGGCGCGGTGGCCGAGCGCCCCGTCTTTATGATCCCGCCGCGTGGGCTCATCGCGAGCTGGCTGTCACGGCGTGCTCCCGTTCGAGCGCGGCGCAGAGCGCAGGGCCGATCCGGCGATAGACGGCGGCGTAGTCCCTGTAGTGAACGCCGTCGACCATGGGCAGGCCGGGTGTGAAGGGGTTGGCGACCAGGCAGCCGTTCGTTGCCTTGCAGGTGCTTTCCGCCAACGCCCCGATACGCTCGGCCGCCTCCGCCGAGAAGCCCTCGGCCCTGGCCGTGTCGATGGGCGGGACGCCGGTGACGAGCACGATGCGGGATGTGCGTTGCAAGGTCCCGAGCAGCGGCTCGAAGCTCGCCTCGAAACGCATTGCTGCCTCGTATTCGTTGCTGAAACGCTTGGCGTTGGCGTCATTGGTGCCGATGGTCAGAATCACGGCGCGCGGCGGATGCGGTAGCGGCAGTCCCGCAAGGAAATCGGCATAGGCGCTGGCGGTCGCCCCGGAAACCCCGGCATTGACGAGCGGCAGGCCGCACAGCCTGCGCGTGGGCCAGCGCTCGATATGGGAATCGCCGGCAGCCAGCAGGTAATCGCCCTCGATCCGGCCGAGATCGGCGGTGACGGCTTGAAGCCGGGTGGCGCGATAGGGCGGCGCTGAGCCGGCACGGCCGAACCCGTAGCCCGCGAGCGAGCCTAGCAGCAAGGCGAGGGGCAGGATGATGAGCGCCAAGGTAAGGGGATGGCGCAGCACGATCTTGCCGAGACGTTCGAGCACGGGTGGCAAACGCAAGGCGCCGTCCAGCAGGCGGCGAGGGATCATCGGGCGCGTCCCCGCGGCGGCAGCGCGCAGCCATCGGCGGGCCCTGCTGGTACGGAGGAGAGCTGCACCGGTCGGCCGGTCACTGGATCGCGAAAGCCGCGCCGACCGCAACCGTTCTCGCTCGAGGACAAGCCGTCATAAACCATGAGGGCCGGCAGCAGCATCAGCCAGAGCGAGACGCCGGCGAGCAGCAGCAACTGGATGGCGGTGCGCCGAAGCCATTCGCGCCGAAGCCATGGCTGCAGCTTGCCGGGCAGAATCTTGCCGGAGAGGATGTCAGCGCGGACATGATTAGATATGATTTGGGTCGAGGTCATCATTCGCGCCAGAGTGTCGGCGCCGTGTTTTGCGAAATGACGTCCAGGATTCGGGTATCTGGTATCGGTGCTTTTCCAGAAGCCCGTCTAGAAACAATTGGAAACAATTCCATCGCGACCGTGCCGCGTGCTGGGTTTAAGGCCGCCTGATGAACCGAACCGCACATATCCTGATCGTCGAGGACGACCGCGAGATCGCGACGCTCGTCTCGCGCTTCCTCCGCAACAATGACTATCGCGTCAAGACCGTGGCGAACGGGCGCGAGATGGATGTCGCCCTGCGCGACGGCCGTTTCGACCTGATCGTGCTCGACCTGATGCTCCCGGGCGAGGACGGGTTGAGCCTGTGCCGGCGGCTGCGGGCGGACGGCGCAATGCCGATCATCATGCTCACGGCCAAGGCCGAGGAGATCGACCGCATCCTCGGCCTCGAAATGGGGGCCGACGACTATCTCGTGAAGCCGTTCAATCCGCGCGAATTGCTCGCCCGCATCCGCGCCGTGCTCAGGCGGGCCTCCGCCCAGAGCCAGCCTGAGATCGGCGAGAGCGTCTTCCTCAGCTTTGCCGGCTGGAAGCTCGACAAGGCGGTCCGGCGGCTGTTCAACCCTGCCGGGGAGCGCGTGGCGCTGACCGGGGCAGAGCTCGATCTGCTGCTTGCCTTCTGCGAGCGGCCGCGCCGGGTGCTTTCGCGCGACCAGTTGCTTGACCTCACGCAAGGCCGTGCGGCTGCGCCGTTCGAGCGCTCGATCGACGTGCTTGTCAGCCGCCTCAGGCAGAAGATGGAGAGCAATCCGCGCGAACCGGAGATGATTCAGACCATCCGATCGGGCGGCTATATGTTCTCGCCGGAGATCGAGGCGGGATGAAGCGTTTCCTGCTGCGCCTGCTACCGGCCCGGGCCGCCGCGCAAATCGCGGTCATCGTCGCCGGTTCGCTGATCCTCGCCAACATCGTCACGGCGGCCGTGCTGCTGACGTTGCTGCCGGCGGAGCTGCGTCGGGTTCCGCGCTTCTCCTATGTAACCGAACTGGTGTCGCTGGCCCAATTGCATGATGCGGCGACGACGCCGGAATTGAAGGCCGCCATCATCGAGGCAGCCACCAGGGCAAATCCGCGGTTGTCGCGGTTGGAGCCGGGGCAAGGAACGCCCCTGCGCAACCCGAACAGGCATGACGAGGCCCTGCTGGAATTGCTTGAGCAGGACCTTTCCGGCCTCGGACAGGCGCTGCTGCTTGAGAACGATGCTCAGCCCAGGCGGGAGCTGCCGCCGGCTGTGGCCTTGCGCTTCGCTGATGGAACCGGGTTGGTGATCGAGCCGCCCGCCATGACGCCGCCGCCGCGCGGCACGGCCTTCATTTTCTACATGATCACGATGGTGGCCTCGCTTGCCATGTTGATCGGGCTTTTGTCGCTCTGGGCGACGCGGGCGGTGGTCTCGCCGCTGTCGCAATTGGCTGCTGCCGCCGACCGCTTTGATCCTGATCGCGATGAGGCGGTCGCGCTCGATCATGGCCCTGTCGAGGTCAAGCGGCTCGCCGCCGCCTTCGGGGCGATGGCGGCGCGCATCCGCCGGCTCGTCGATGAGCGAACGCGGATGCTGGCGGCCGTCAGCCATGATCTGCGCACGCCGATCACGCGGCTGCGCTTGCGCACCGAGGAGATCGGCGATGACGACAAGCGCCGCGCCATCCTGGCCGATCTGGCGTTGATGGAGCGTATGGTCAGCGGGGCCTTGTCCTATCTGCGCGAGGGGCGCGCCTCGGGCAGCATGGTCGCGACCGATGTTCCGGCCTTGCTTCAGACGGTTTGCGATGATTTCGCCGATCTCGGGCATATCGTCGTCTATGAGGGGCCGATCCGCGCCTCGGCCTTGTGCGATGCTGATCAGATGACGCGCGCCGTCACCAACCTCGTCGACAATGCGATCAAGTTCGGCGGCAAGGCGGTGGTGCGGCTCGACGATGGTGAGGCCGAGAATGTCGCCATCGTGGTCGAGGATGATGGCCCGGGCATTGCCCCGGAGCATCGCGAGAAGGTGTTCGAGCCGTTCTATCGCGCCGATCGCGCCCGGACCCTGCGCGAG harbors:
- a CDS encoding metal ABC transporter permease, whose translation is MIELLLEPFGYQYMVKAIWVSALVGGVCAFLSCYLMLKGWSLMGDALSHAIVPGVALAYLLKVPYAAGAFFSGLLAALAMALVRVRTQLREDAVIGIVFTTFFAVGLLIVSINPTSVNVQSIVLGNILGISDEDVLQVAIIAAISLAILIARWKDLMLVFFDENQARAVGLSPTRLKILFFVLLSACTVAALQTVGAILVIAMVVTPGATGYLLTDRFGVMIWIAIAMGVVTSAAGAYASYFLDGSTGGLIVVFQTVLFLLAFVFAPKHGRLAAVRAARMAGEAGL
- a CDS encoding metal ABC transporter permease, encoding MLHAWLLSPFAHEFMLRGLVVAVLVGIVCAMLSCFLVLKGWALMGDAVSHAVLPGIVLAYSAGLPLIVGAFASGLACAFGIGYIKENSRVKEDTVMGIVFSGMFAFGLVLFVKVESDQHLNHILFGNLLGLRWDDIAETALIAVPTIAILLLKRRDLLLHAFDPAHARAIGLNVRLLHFGLLTILALTIVAALKAVGIILVVAMLVAPGAIGYLTTRQFDRMLLVAVGAATLSSVFGTILSFHLDAATGPCIVVVQAGFFLVALAGNLMRASRRASVVQLPG
- a CDS encoding transglutaminase family protein, encoding MKLSIAATLTYGFGGATQIIAALEAARSPDQVILSEELSVTPGAALIHDEDPTTGERRFRAALSGQVEIRYNAIVDNGMRAPLSSSARQHDWSELPRDVLPYLLPSRFCPSDEFMRFAQREFRMVQGGGARVLSVLDWLHTHLDYVHGVSHALTTAEQTFIDRAGVCRDFTHLGIALTRALNIPARAVSAYALDLDPPDFHAVYEVFLDGRWWLVDPTRLAPVEGLVRIASGRDAADIAFLTSEYNCQCLNQSITVVRLQDEADQQAA
- a CDS encoding LLM class flavin-dependent oxidoreductase, with protein sequence MVAISVLDLVPVVEGQEAGDALRNSIELIRHAEALGYRRYWVAEHHNMTGIASAATAVVIGALAGATSTIRVGAGGVMLPNHAPLVIAEQFGTLEALFPGRIDLGLGRAPGTDQRTLRALRRDPMASDQFPQDVLEVQAFFEPAGPNQAVQAVPGAGLRVPLWILGSSLFGAQLAAELGLPYAFASHFAPDALIQALAIYRERFKPSEQAAKPYAMPGINVVAAETDAEARYLATSLQQRFVGMVRGARGKLQPPIADIEQYWSPAEKAHVSQMLRYAFIGSPETIKRELGAFIAATSADEIMVTAPIHDQAARKRSYEILAQIAPEIGLARSAA
- a CDS encoding SGNH/GDSL hydrolase family protein: MIPRRLLDGALRLPPVLERLGKIVLRHPLTLALIILPLALLLGSLAGYGFGRAGSAPPYRATRLQAVTADLGRIEGDYLLAAGDSHIERWPTRRLCGLPLVNAGVSGATASAYADFLAGLPLPHPPRAVILTIGTNDANAKRFSNEYEAAMRFEASFEPLLGTLQRTSRIVLVTGVPPIDTARAEGFSAEAAERIGALAESTCKATNGCLVANPFTPGLPMVDGVHYRDYAAVYRRIGPALCAALEREHAVTASSR
- a CDS encoding response regulator, which translates into the protein MNRTAHILIVEDDREIATLVSRFLRNNDYRVKTVANGREMDVALRDGRFDLIVLDLMLPGEDGLSLCRRLRADGAMPIIMLTAKAEEIDRILGLEMGADDYLVKPFNPRELLARIRAVLRRASAQSQPEIGESVFLSFAGWKLDKAVRRLFNPAGERVALTGAELDLLLAFCERPRRVLSRDQLLDLTQGRAAAPFERSIDVLVSRLRQKMESNPREPEMIQTIRSGGYMFSPEIEAG
- a CDS encoding HAMP domain-containing sensor histidine kinase produces the protein MKRFLLRLLPARAAAQIAVIVAGSLILANIVTAAVLLTLLPAELRRVPRFSYVTELVSLAQLHDAATTPELKAAIIEAATRANPRLSRLEPGQGTPLRNPNRHDEALLELLEQDLSGLGQALLLENDAQPRRELPPAVALRFADGTGLVIEPPAMTPPPRGTAFIFYMITMVASLAMLIGLLSLWATRAVVSPLSQLAAAADRFDPDRDEAVALDHGPVEVKRLAAAFGAMAARIRRLVDERTRMLAAVSHDLRTPITRLRLRTEEIGDDDKRRAILADLALMERMVSGALSYLREGRASGSMVATDVPALLQTVCDDFADLGHIVVYEGPIRASALCDADQMTRAVTNLVDNAIKFGGKAVVRLDDGEAENVAIVVEDDGPGIAPEHREKVFEPFYRADRARTLRESSGFGLGLAIVRAIAEAHRGGLTLSERPGGGLVARIAWPRRW